The Rhizobium sp. CCGE531 genomic sequence CAACGCCTTTAATTATCGCGGCAATTTTGTCGGCTGGCGCGCCTATGTCAGGCGGCGAATCGAAGCCGAAAATATCACCGATATGATATTGCACGGCGAAGAGCGCCCCTATCATCAGGTCGCCATCGAGGAGGCGCGCCGGCTGGGCGTCGGCATCAACGTCGTCGAGATGGGATACTTGCGGCCGGACTGGGTGACGCTGGAACGCGACGGGCTCTCCTCCAATTCGCATTTTCCCGATGACCCCGCCTACATTCTAAAGGCTGCGTTCAACCTGCCCGATCCGGACTGGACGCGCCGCTACAGCCAGACTTTCCTCGCCGAAGCGCTCTACGACCTCGTCTATTATCTGCCGACCGTCTTTCTATGGTTTCTCTATCCGGGCTATCGGCGGCATGGGCTCTATCATCCCCTTGTAGAATATGCCGGGTGGTTGAGGAGACTTCCCTCAAGCGGCAGACGGTCGCGCCAAGCGGAGGGCGTGATCGAGGATCTGATCGCCAGCGGCAAGCGATTCTTTGTCTATCCACTGCAGCTTCAGACCGATTTTCAGCTGCGGGCGCACTCGCCCTTTCATCAGCAGCAGGATGCCATCAGACTGATTCTCCGATCCCTTGCGGAAAATGCCACGCCGGAAACGCATCTCGTCCTCAAATTGCATCCACTCGACAACGGGCTTGTGGATTGGAGGGCCTGTGCCGACGGCATCGGCGCTTCCTGCGGGTTGTCTTCTCGTGTCCACTTCATGGATGGCGGCGATCTCGACCGGCTGACGGCCGGCAGCCAGGGAATGGTAACGGTCAATTCCACGGCAGCACTTTCGGCACTGCGGGCCGGCAAGCCTGTCAAAGCGCTCGGCGCGGCGGTCTACGACATAGAGGGCCTGAGCGATCGAGGGACTTTGGATCGATTCTGGCATGAGCCGAGGCCGCCATCGCCCGAGCTGCGCGATGCATTTTTCAGGCTGCTCGCGGCCGCCATACAGGTGCGCGGCAATTTCTGTTCGGGGGAGGGCGCGCATGCCGCCGCCGCTGAGATTGCCGGGAGATTATTGTCACGGACGGTCAATCTGCCGGATGGCTATGTCGACCCGCCACCGCGACAGCGGCCATCGAAGATGCATGTGCCGTGAGCAGGGTGAAAAAGGAACCGGTCGCCTGAAGGGTCTCGACCCCGAAATTGACAATACGGCGACTTACATGTGGACTGGAGCTGAACCTGGCGCGGCGATTCGACGCCAGGAAAGCGAATAACGGTTTGCCGGGAGCAAACATCATGGATGACAGCAAGATGGAAAGGTTCATGTTGAAGGAGCTGCTGATGATTATCGCGGCTCTCGTTCTTGTTTCCGTGGCGCTTCTGGCGGTCGTTATTTTCGGCAATTATTGAGCGGCGCGCACTGGACGCGCAAAACTGCCGTCCGAGAACGAAAAACATCGTTCATACCTGAAATTTGCCAATCGAAGTCAGGAAAGAATGGTGGGCGATGAGAGACTCGAACTCCCGACATCCTCGGTGTAAACGAGGCGCTCTACCAACTGAGCTAATCGCCCTTCAGCCAAGCGGGTCATTGGCCCGCCGCATTCGGTGGCCGTGATCTATGCGGAACAGGGAAAAACCGCAAGAGTGTTTGTGAAGATTTTTTGATTTTTTTGATTTTTACGCATCCTCGATCTTACGCATCCACATGTGCGAATTTGAGCCTCGCCGAACTATCCCTGGGCATATCAGGCGCTGATGAAATGCGTGGGGCGGGAACCTGCCATGCCAAATCGATTGAGCGGAAAGTTGCGGACAGGCTTGTCCAAAACAATTCGCGCTCTGTCATCGATTTGTATTCAAACCTGCTTGACACCCAAACACGAACCCCGTAGTTAGCCGCTCATCGAACGGCGAGGGCCGCTTTGATGGGTGCGAAAGCATCCGGAATGCTTGAAATGAAATGCGGGTGTAGCTCAGTCGGTTAGAGTGCCGGCCTGTCACGCCGGAGGTCGCGGGTTCGAGCCCCGTCACTCGCGCCATTTCAAGGTAATTTCCGGATCAGGCACCGTGCCGAAAGGCAAAGCAATGCGCGGGTGTAGCTCAGTCGGTTAGAGTGCCGGCCTGTCACGCCGGAGGTCGCGGGTTCGAGCCCCGTCACTCGCGCCATTCTCTCCAAGCCATTACAATCAAACGTCAATTTATTGCGATTGCGAACGAGCCTTTTCGCGTTTGCGCCGATTTGTCGCGTTGCCGTCGCAACATATTGATATCTACCGCTCGACAGTACCTCGAACGACAGATTCAAAAGGCTTGCGCGCGCGCTCCGCCTGCGCTAACCACGGCTTTGTTGCAACGCTCTTTCGCTTGCTGGGCATTTGCTCAGATGCGCCGCCCCGGCGCTGATCGCAAGCAGGGATGGACATGATGACTGGACTGCTCAGTTCCTATATTCCGATAGCGATTTTCATTGGTATTGCCTTGGTGATTGGCCTGGCGTTGTTGATCACGCCGTTTGCCGTTGCCTTCAAGGCGCCCGATTCGGAAAAGCTGTCGGCCTATGAATGCGGCTTCAATGCATTCGATGACGCCCGCATGAAGTTCGATATCCGCTTCTACCTGGTATCGATTCTCTTCATCATCTTCGATCTGGAAGTCGCCTTCCTCTTCCCATGGGCCGTCTCCTTCGGCGCGATCGGCTGGTTCGGATTCTGGTCGATGATGGTGTTCCTGCTGGTGCTGACCATCGGCTTTATTTATGAATGGAAAAAGGGAGCCCTGGAATGGGAGTAGCCCCAAGCAACACGATGCTCGTGGCGCCGCAGCCGAAGGGGATCGTCGATCCCGCGACCGGCAGGCCTGTCGGCAGCAACGACCCGTTCTTCGGCGAGATCAACAACGAGCTCGCCGACAAGGGCTTTCTGGTCACCTCCACCGACGAGCTGATCAACTGGGCCCGCACCGGCTCCCTGATGTGGATGACCTTCGGTCTCGCGTGCTGCGCCGTTGAAATGATGCAGGTTTCCATGCCGCGCTACGACGTCGAGCGCTTCGGCTTTGCGCCGCGTGCCTCGCCGCGCCAGTCCGACGTCATGATCGTCGCCGGCACGCTCACCAACAAGATGGCGCCCGCTCTGCGCAAGGTCTACGACCAGATGCCCGAGCCGCGCTATGTCATCTCGATGGGCTCCTGCGCCAATGGCGGCGGCTACTATCACTATTCCTATTCCGTCGTGCGCGGTTGCGATCGCGTCGTTCCGATCGATATTTATATTCCGGGCTGTCCTCCCACGGCGGAGGCGCTGCTTTACGGCGTGCTTCTGCTGCAGAAGAAGATCCGGCGCACTGGCACGATCGAACGGTAAGGCAGGGGACAAGGTATCATGAGTGAAGCCCTGAACGAGCTAGCCGCTTATCTAACGGAAGTTCGCGGTGCCCTGATCTCCTCGAGCGAGATCAGCTACGGCGAACTGAATGTGACGACGGCGGCCGAAAACGTTATCGCCCTGCTGACTTTCCTTCGTGACGACGCCAAATGCGGCTTCGTCAACATGACGGATATCTGTGGCGTCGACTGGCCGCAGCGCGCCGAGCGCTTCGATGTGGTCTACCATCTTCTGTCGCCGAAGAAGAACCTGCGCATCCGCGTCAAGGTTCCTGTCGGCGAGGACCAGCCTGTTCCCTCTGCTTGTGGCCTTTATCCCGGCGCTGACTGGTTCGAGCGCGAAACCTGGGACATGTACGGCGTTCTTTTCACCGGGCACCCGGATCTGCGCCGTATCCTGACCGACTATGGTTTCGAAGGCCACCCGCTGCGCAAGGACTTCCCGACGACCGGTTTCGTCGAGGTTCGCTACGACGATGCCGCCAAGCGCGTCGTCTATGAGCCTGTGGAACTGAAACAGGAATTCCGTAACTTCGACTTTTTGTCTCCCTGGGAAGGCACGGACTACGTGCTCCCCGGCGACGAAAAGGCGAAGGCATAATTTGAGGGCGTGTGGTGGGCTCCAGCCCGCCATTCTCTGAATATCTGACAACGCGAGCATCGCCGCCATGACAGAACATAACGTTCGCAACTTCAACATCAATTTCGGCCCGCAGCATCCGGCCGCGCACGGCGTTTTGCGTCTTGTCCTCGAATTGGACGGCGAAATTGTGGAACGCGTCGATCCCCATATCGGGCTGCTGCATCGCGGCACGGAAAAGCTGATCGAAACGAAGACCTATCTGCAGGCCGTTCCTTATTTCGATCGCCTCGACTACGTGGCGCCGATGAACCAGGAGCATGCCTATGCGCTGGCCGTCGAAAAGCTGCTCGGCATCGACATCCCGATCCGTGGCCAGCTGATCCGCGTCCTCTATTCGGAAATCGGCCGCATCCTGTCGCATCTCCTGAATGTCACCACGCAGGCCATGGACGTCGGCGCGCTGACGCCGCCGCTCTGGGGCTTCGAAGAGCGCGAAAAGCTGATGGTGTTCTACGAGCGCGCCTCCGGCTCGCGCATGCACGCCGCCTATGTTCGCCCGGGCGGCATTCACCAGGATCTTCCGGAAAAGCTCGTTCAGGATATCGGCGACTGGTGCGATCCCTTCCTGAAGGCGCTCGACGATATCGACGACCTCCTGACCGGCAACCGCATCTTCAAGCAGCGTAACGTCGATATCGGCGTGGTTTCGCTGGAAGACTGTTGGGCGTGGGGCTTCTCGGGCGTCATGGTCCGCGGCTCGGGTGCCGCCTGGGACCTGCGCAAGGCGCAGCCCTATGAGTGCTATTCCGACCTCGAATTCGATATCCCGATCGGCAAGAACGGCGACTGCTACGACCGTTACCTGATCCGGATGATCGAAATGCGTGAGTCCGTCCGCATTATGAAGCAATGCGTCAATCGCCTGCTGGGGGATGCCAAGGTCGGGCCGGTCTCTTCGCTTGACGGCAAGGTCGTGCCGCCGAAGCGCGGCGAAATGAAGCGCTCGATGGAAGCGCTGATCCACCACTTCAAGCTCTACACCGAAGGCTATCACGTGCCGGCCGGCGAGGTTTACGCGGCCGTCGAAGCGCCGAAGGGCGAGTTCGGCGTCTATCTCGTCTCCGACGGCTCCAACAAGCCTTATCGCTGCAAGATCCGCGCGCCGGGCTATGCGCATCTGCAGGCCATGGACTTCATGTGCCGCGGCCATCAGCTTGCCGACGTCGCTGCTGTGCTTGGTTCGCTCGATATCGTGTTCGGTGAGGTGGATCGCTGATGCGAGCCTGGCAGGTCGTTATTCCTGTGATCCTTGTCGCTTGCGGCGCTTCGGCGCAGCAGACCGGCAAGGCGCAGACCCTGCCGAACATCACCATGCAGGGTTCGAATGCGACAAGCACGAATTCTGCGAAAGGCGGAAATGAGGCCGCATCGGGCGGAAATTCCACGATCGCCGACCTCCTTTCCCACGGTTATCAAATCAAGGCCGCCGTACCGAACGGCGGCAAGTTTGTTGTGTTTATGCAGAAAGACCAGTCGGCCTATGCCTGCGAATTCTCGTCCCTGACGGATACGCGGTGTGGGTCCTTAAACTGAGATAAGGCGTGAAAGATGTCCGTTCGTCGACTTGCCGAAGATCAATTCCAGCCTGCCGCATTTGCCTTCAACAAGGAGAATACGGTCTGGGCTGAAAAGACGATCAAGAAATATCCCGATGGTCGCCAGCAGTCCGCGATCATCCCGCTGATGATGCGCGCACAGGAGCAGGATGGCTGGGTTACCAAGGCCGCTATCGAGATGATAGCGGATATGCTTGACATGGCCTATATCCGCGCGCTTGAGGTCGCGACCTTCTACACGCAGTTCCAGCTGCATCCGGTCGGCACGCGCGCCCACGTCCAGGTTTGCGGAACGACGCCTTGCATGCTGCGCGGCGCTGAAGGGCTGATCAAGATCTGCAAGAGCCGGATCAACGACCATGCCCTCGAGCGCAACGCCGACGGCACGCTCTCATGGGAAGAGGTCGAATGTCAGGGCGCCTGCGTCAACGCACCGATGGTGGTGATCGGCAAGGATACTTATGAGGATCTGACGCCGGCACGTCTCGAGGAGATCATCGATGCATTCGCCGCAGGCAAGGGCGGCGAAGTTTCGACCGGCCCGCAGATCGATCGCGTTTTCTCCGCCCCGGAAGGTGGTCTGACGAGTTTGCTGCCGGATGAGGCAAAGGCGAAGAGCGCTACAGGCAAGGCCAAGGCCGCCGCCGAAGCCGTTTCGATCCCGCCGTCCGAGGCAGGGCGCGCCAAGAGCACGGATGCCGAAACCAATCAGAGCCTGAAGACGCCGGCAACGGCGCCGAAGGAAGCAGCCAAGAATGCCAAGGCTGCTGAAACGCAGCCGCTTTCCGGCACCACTGCTTCCGCGGTCGTATCGGAAAAAGCCGGCAGCACGCAGAAGCCGTCGCTGACGGACAAGGATCGCCCCGCCGCTATCGAGAAGCCCC encodes the following:
- a CDS encoding capsular biosynthesis protein: MADGQGKRGEGESPRTFLFLQGPSSPLFIEIARILGMAGSRCVRINLNAGDWISWRRRNAFNYRGNFVGWRAYVRRRIEAENITDMILHGEERPYHQVAIEEARRLGVGINVVEMGYLRPDWVTLERDGLSSNSHFPDDPAYILKAAFNLPDPDWTRRYSQTFLAEALYDLVYYLPTVFLWFLYPGYRRHGLYHPLVEYAGWLRRLPSSGRRSRQAEGVIEDLIASGKRFFVYPLQLQTDFQLRAHSPFHQQQDAIRLILRSLAENATPETHLVLKLHPLDNGLVDWRACADGIGASCGLSSRVHFMDGGDLDRLTAGSQGMVTVNSTAALSALRAGKPVKALGAAVYDIEGLSDRGTLDRFWHEPRPPSPELRDAFFRLLAAAIQVRGNFCSGEGAHAAAAEIAGRLLSRTVNLPDGYVDPPPRQRPSKMHVP
- a CDS encoding NADH-quinone oxidoreductase subunit A, producing the protein MTGLLSSYIPIAIFIGIALVIGLALLITPFAVAFKAPDSEKLSAYECGFNAFDDARMKFDIRFYLVSILFIIFDLEVAFLFPWAVSFGAIGWFGFWSMMVFLLVLTIGFIYEWKKGALEWE
- a CDS encoding NADH-quinone oxidoreductase subunit B, whose translation is MGVAPSNTMLVAPQPKGIVDPATGRPVGSNDPFFGEINNELADKGFLVTSTDELINWARTGSLMWMTFGLACCAVEMMQVSMPRYDVERFGFAPRASPRQSDVMIVAGTLTNKMAPALRKVYDQMPEPRYVISMGSCANGGGYYHYSYSVVRGCDRVVPIDIYIPGCPPTAEALLYGVLLLQKKIRRTGTIER
- a CDS encoding NADH-quinone oxidoreductase subunit C, with the protein product MSEALNELAAYLTEVRGALISSSEISYGELNVTTAAENVIALLTFLRDDAKCGFVNMTDICGVDWPQRAERFDVVYHLLSPKKNLRIRVKVPVGEDQPVPSACGLYPGADWFERETWDMYGVLFTGHPDLRRILTDYGFEGHPLRKDFPTTGFVEVRYDDAAKRVVYEPVELKQEFRNFDFLSPWEGTDYVLPGDEKAKA
- a CDS encoding NADH-quinone oxidoreductase subunit D; amino-acid sequence: MTEHNVRNFNINFGPQHPAAHGVLRLVLELDGEIVERVDPHIGLLHRGTEKLIETKTYLQAVPYFDRLDYVAPMNQEHAYALAVEKLLGIDIPIRGQLIRVLYSEIGRILSHLLNVTTQAMDVGALTPPLWGFEEREKLMVFYERASGSRMHAAYVRPGGIHQDLPEKLVQDIGDWCDPFLKALDDIDDLLTGNRIFKQRNVDIGVVSLEDCWAWGFSGVMVRGSGAAWDLRKAQPYECYSDLEFDIPIGKNGDCYDRYLIRMIEMRESVRIMKQCVNRLLGDAKVGPVSSLDGKVVPPKRGEMKRSMEALIHHFKLYTEGYHVPAGEVYAAVEAPKGEFGVYLVSDGSNKPYRCKIRAPGYAHLQAMDFMCRGHQLADVAAVLGSLDIVFGEVDR
- a CDS encoding NADH-quinone oxidoreductase subunit E: MSVRRLAEDQFQPAAFAFNKENTVWAEKTIKKYPDGRQQSAIIPLMMRAQEQDGWVTKAAIEMIADMLDMAYIRALEVATFYTQFQLHPVGTRAHVQVCGTTPCMLRGAEGLIKICKSRINDHALERNADGTLSWEEVECQGACVNAPMVVIGKDTYEDLTPARLEEIIDAFAAGKGGEVSTGPQIDRVFSAPEGGLTSLLPDEAKAKSATGKAKAAAEAVSIPPSEAGRAKSTDAETNQSLKTPATAPKEAAKNAKAAETQPLSGTTASAVVSEKAGSTQKPSLTDKDRPAAIEKPPQPDDLQLISGVGPKIESTLHEIGIFTFAQVASWKKAEREWVDGYLNFRGRIERDDWVKQAEALAKGGEAEYIKVFGKKPR